One window of Lacerta agilis isolate rLacAgi1 chromosome 14, rLacAgi1.pri, whole genome shotgun sequence genomic DNA carries:
- the LOC117057444 gene encoding olfactory receptor 4K3-like: MEANQTVVTEFILLGLSQTWEVQIFLFLLFLILYMASIFTNILILSAIFSDHHLSDSPMFFLLGQLAFLDLCLPSFAIPNFFDFLVQHHVISFHGCMAQIFFLHLFAGSEMLLLIAMAYDRYVAIAHPLRYALLMNRNHCVGLGLASWAGGFLHATVQLGFIINAPFCGPNQVDSFFCDLPLIIKLACTDTFPLEVMMVTNSGIMSLVCFIGLLLSYGFILYTIHSRSPSERSTKAASTCTSHLIVVTMYFGPIMFIYLCPSTMLMIDKVLDIISLFVTPLLNPTIYALKNKEMKAALGSLLSRLSGQVSTQSHPHH; this comes from the coding sequence ATGGAAGCAAACCAGACAGTGGTGACCGAATTTATCCTGCTGGGCCTCTCTCAAACCTGGGAAGTCCAAATCTTCTTATTTCTCTTATTCCTCATCCTCTACATGGCTAGTATCTTCACCAACATTCTTATCCTCTCAGCCATTTTCAGCGATCACCACCTTTCAGACTCACCTATGTTTTTTCTGCTGGGTCAACTGGCTTTCCTGGACCTCTGCTTGCCCTCTTTTGCCATTCCAAATTTCTTTGATTTCCTTGTCCAACACCATGTCATTTCCTTCCATGGCTGCATGGCACAAATcttttttctccatctctttgCAGGCAGTGAGATGCTCCTGCTGATAGCCATGGCCTATGACCGGTATGTGGCCATTGCCCATCCTCTCCGTTATGCCTTACTCATGAACCGGAACCATTGTGTGGGGCTTGGGCTTGCTTCCTGGGCTGGTGGGTTCCTGCATGCCACTGTGCAACTGGGTTTCATCATTAATGCACCTTTCTGTGGACCCAATCAAGTGGACAGCTTCTTCTGTGACCTCCCCTTGATCATCAAGTTGGCCTGCACTGACACCTTCCCCCTGGAAGTCATGATGGTCACCAACAGTGGCATTATGTCACTGGTGTGTTTCATTGGCCTGCTTCTCTCATATGGATTCATTCTCTACACAATCCACTCCAGGAGCCCTTCTGAAAGGAGCACCAAGGCTGCCTCCACGTGTACCTCTCACCTGATTGTGGTCACCATGTACTTTGGGCCAATTATGTTTATTTACCTTTGTCCATCCACCATGCTCATGATTGATAAAGTGCTCGACATTATCTCCCTTTTTGTCACCCCTTTGCTGAACCCAACTATCTATGCTTTGAAGAACAAGGAGATGAAGGCTGCCCTTGGAAGTCTGTTGTCTAGGCTTTCCGGACAGGTCTCCACTCAGAGCCATCCCCACCATTAA